Proteins encoded within one genomic window of Anopheles gambiae chromosome 3, idAnoGambNW_F1_1, whole genome shotgun sequence:
- the LOC1275588 gene encoding testis-specific serine/threonine-protein kinase 3 isoform X2, with protein sequence MSAQTRLNEALPESQQRLSHQATTLATHGYIVGDVIGQGTYAVVKKAYWTKFKRTVAIKIMSKTNAGETFLQKCLPRELDAIRNLRHENIIHYYEVIETTMRVYISMRYAEHGTLLSLIRKQGHLPEVRARRYYRQLLAALEYIHTAGYAHRDIKLENMVLDGNDRLKLIDFGFACRARVVDAPVLSKTFCGSHAYASPELLRFKPYDPVHADIWASGVVLYSLLYGKLPFSNEKQKINRGVIFPSSITVTREVQCLLKQLFLPVEKRITWPELGRSLWFFIELEDESPGQAEWPQPAPDGVAEPSAAKRSKLDNKA encoded by the exons ATGAGTGCGCAGACGCGGCTGAATGAAGCCCTGCCGGAAAGCCAGCAGCGCCTCTCGCACCAGGCAACGACGCTAGCCACACACGGCTACATCGTCGGCGATGTGATCGGCCAGGGAACGTACGCGGTCGTGAAG AAAGCGTACTGGACGAAGTTTAAGCGAACGGTGGCGATAAAGATTATGTCGAAAACGAACGCCGGCGAAACGTTCCTGCAAAAGTGTTTGCCGCGCGAGCTGGATGCGATCCGCAATCTGCGCCACGAAAACATTATCCACTACTACGAAGTGATCGAAACGACGATGAG GGTCTACATTTCCATGCGGTACGCCGAGCACGGTACGCTGCTGAGCTTGATACGCAAGCAGGGCCACCTGCCGGAAGTGCGCGCCCGCCGGTACTACCGCCAGCTGCTGGCCGCCCTCGAGTACATACACACGGCCGGGTACGCCCATCGGGACATCAAGCTCGAAAACATGGTGCTCGATGGGAACGATCGGCTGAAGCTGATCGATTTCGGGTTCGCCTGTCGGGCGCGGGTCGTCGATGCGCCGGTCCTGTCCAAAACGTTCTGCGGCAGCCACGCGTACGCCAGCCCGGAGCTGCTGCGGTTCAAACCGTACGATCCTGTCCACGCCGACATCTGGGCGTCCGGCGTGGTGCTGTACTCGCTGCTTTACGGAAAGCTACCGTTTTCCAACGAAAAACAG AAAATCAACCGCGGTGTTATATTCCCGTCCAGCATAACCGTTACCAGGGAGGTGCAGTGCTTGTTGAAGCAATTGTTTTTGCCGGTAGAGAAACGCATTACCTGGCCGGAGCTGGGCCGATCGCTGTGGTTCTTTATTGAGCTGGAGGACGAGTCGCCCGGACAGGCGGAATGGCCCCAGCCCGCACCGGACGGTGTGGCCGAACCATCCGCTGCCAAGCGTAGCAAGCTGGACAATAAAGCTTAG
- the LOC1275588 gene encoding testis-specific serine/threonine-protein kinase 3 isoform X1: protein MSAQTRLNEALPESQQRLSHQATTLATHGYIVGDVIGQGTYAVVKKAYWTKFKRTVAIKIMSKTNAGETFLQKCLPRELDAIRNLRHENIIHYYEVIETTMRVYISMRYAEHGTLLSLIRKQGHLPEVRARRYYRQLLAALEYIHTAGYAHRDIKLENMVLDGNDRLKLIDFGFACRARVVDAPVLSKTFCGSHAYASPELLRFKPYDPVHADIWASGVVLYSLLYGKLPFSNEKQVNLLLQKINRGVIFPSSITVTREVQCLLKQLFLPVEKRITWPELGRSLWFFIELEDESPGQAEWPQPAPDGVAEPSAAKRSKLDNKA, encoded by the exons ATGAGTGCGCAGACGCGGCTGAATGAAGCCCTGCCGGAAAGCCAGCAGCGCCTCTCGCACCAGGCAACGACGCTAGCCACACACGGCTACATCGTCGGCGATGTGATCGGCCAGGGAACGTACGCGGTCGTGAAG AAAGCGTACTGGACGAAGTTTAAGCGAACGGTGGCGATAAAGATTATGTCGAAAACGAACGCCGGCGAAACGTTCCTGCAAAAGTGTTTGCCGCGCGAGCTGGATGCGATCCGCAATCTGCGCCACGAAAACATTATCCACTACTACGAAGTGATCGAAACGACGATGAG GGTCTACATTTCCATGCGGTACGCCGAGCACGGTACGCTGCTGAGCTTGATACGCAAGCAGGGCCACCTGCCGGAAGTGCGCGCCCGCCGGTACTACCGCCAGCTGCTGGCCGCCCTCGAGTACATACACACGGCCGGGTACGCCCATCGGGACATCAAGCTCGAAAACATGGTGCTCGATGGGAACGATCGGCTGAAGCTGATCGATTTCGGGTTCGCCTGTCGGGCGCGGGTCGTCGATGCGCCGGTCCTGTCCAAAACGTTCTGCGGCAGCCACGCGTACGCCAGCCCGGAGCTGCTGCGGTTCAAACCGTACGATCCTGTCCACGCCGACATCTGGGCGTCCGGCGTGGTGCTGTACTCGCTGCTTTACGGAAAGCTACCGTTTTCCAACGAAAAACAGGTGAACCTGCTGCTCCAG AAAATCAACCGCGGTGTTATATTCCCGTCCAGCATAACCGTTACCAGGGAGGTGCAGTGCTTGTTGAAGCAATTGTTTTTGCCGGTAGAGAAACGCATTACCTGGCCGGAGCTGGGCCGATCGCTGTGGTTCTTTATTGAGCTGGAGGACGAGTCGCCCGGACAGGCGGAATGGCCCCAGCCCGCACCGGACGGTGTGGCCGAACCATCCGCTGCCAAGCGTAGCAAGCTGGACAATAAAGCTTAG